DNA from Mesorhizobium sp. B2-1-1:
CAACGCCAACGCCTTCACCGGCAAGAAGGGCCGGGACTCCACCGCGCTGACGGGCGAAGCGGCAGCCAAGGCTGCCGGCTGCACGCCAGGCGAGGTGTTCCTGGCCTCGACCGGTGTCATCGGCGAGCCGCTTGACACAACCAAGTTCAGCCATCTGCTGGCTGGTCTGGTCAGCAACGGCAAGCCCGACCTGTGGACCGAGGCGGCCAAGGCCATCATGACCACGGACACTTATCCGAAGGTGGCGACGCAGACCGTTAAGCTCGGCGAGACCGATGTCACCATCAACGGCATTTCCAAGGGCGCCGGCATGATCGCACCCGACATGGCCACGATGCTGTCCTTTGTCGCCACCGATGCGCCGATCGCCGCCCCCGTGCTGCAGGATCTGCTGTCGCGCGGCACGGCCAAGACCTTCAACGCGGTGACCGTCGACAGCGACACCTCCACAAGCGACACGCTGCTGCTCTTCGCCACCGGAAAGGCCGCCAAACGCGGCGCGCCGGAGATAACCGACCCCAAGGATGCCCGTCTGGGGGCCTTCCGCCGTGCGCTCGGCAAAGTGCTGAAGTCGCTGGCGCTGCAAGTGGTGCGCGACGGTGAGGGCGCCCGCAAGCAGGTCGAAGTCACCGTTACCGGCGCGAAATCGGCGCGCTCGGCCAAGCGCATCGCGCTCTCGATCGCCAATTCGCCGCTGGTCAAGACGGCGGTCGCCGGCGAGGACGCCAATTGGGGTCGCGTCGTCATGGCCGTCGGCAAGGCCGGCGAGCCGGCTGACCGCGACCGCCTGTCGATCTGGTTCGGCGACAACAGGCTGGCGCATGAGGGCGAGCGCGATCCGGCCTATTCGGAGGAAGCGACCTCGGCGTATATGAAGCGCGACGACATCCGCATCCGCGCCGATATCGGCATCGGCCGCGGCAAGGCGACGGTGTGGACCTGCGACCTCACCAAGGAATACGTCGCCATCAATGGCGACTACCGGAGCTGACGGACTTGGTTTCCAAACATCCGGCCAGCATGCTGGCGACAGTGCGCCGCTATGAGGCGGCCGGGTTCCGCGCCTGGCCCGCGGCGGCAGTCCATTATGACGGCACCTGGGTGGTGCGGCTGACGGCCGGGCATCCGGCCAAGCGGCTGAATTCTGTCAATCCGCTCGACCCCGGCGACACCCAGCACATTGCCGACCGCATCGGTCGCGCCAGCCGTCGTTTCGATGCCTATGGCAGGCCGCTGACCTTCCGCATGTCGCCGCTATCGGGTCCGGATCTCGCCAGCCATCTCGACCGCGAGGGTTGGAGCCGGTTCGACGAATCGCTGGTGATGCGGCTGCCGCTGGCCGATGCCCAGCTCGATGCCGCCATGGACCAGATCCCGTTGAAGGACATCAGCCGCTTCATCGGCGCATCGCTCAAGGTCAGCGGCTCGGACGCGTCGCTGCGGCCAGGCCTGTCGGAGATCATCGGCGCCATCCAGCCCGAGGCCGGGCTGTTCGCGCTCGAGGCTGGAGCGGAACCACTGGCCACGCTGATCTGCGTCCATGACGGCGATCTCGCCGGCCTGTTCGAGGTCGCCACCGACAAGTCGGCACGCAACAAGGGCCACGGCCGCAACCTGATCCTGTCGGCGCTGAAATGGGCGCGGCTGCGCGGCGCGCGGGAAGCCTGGCTGCAGGTCGAGGCCGGCAATGTGCCGGCGCTGGCGCTCTATCATTCGCTCGGCTTCGACGAGGTCTATCGCTACCACTACCGCCGGCCGCCTGTTCATGGGTGAAATCGGGCATGAATGATGTGACGATCGCCGGCAAGCGCCTGCTCCTGGTCGCCGCCTGCGCCCTGGTCGACGCCGACGGGCGCGTGCTCCTGGCGCAGCGGCCCGAGGGCAAGCAGCTTGCCGGGCTCTGGGAGTTTCCCGGCGGCAAGGTCGAGCCCGGCGAGACGCCGGAGCAATGCCTTATCCGCGAACTCTATGAGGAGATCGGGATCGAGACCGACATCCCGTGCCTGGCACCGCTCACCTTCGCCAGCCATAGCTACGACGATTTCCATCTTTTGATGCCGCTTTTCATCTGCCGCCGCTTTCGCGGCATCGCCCAGCCGAAGGAGGGGCAGGCGCTGAAATGGGTGCGGCCCAGGCAGATGCGCGACTACCCGATGCCGCCGGCCGACGCTCCGCTGATCCCGTTCCTGATCGACCTCCTGTAGGCGAACAGAACCGCTAGCGGCCTGTGGCTGAGCGGAGCTGCGGGGCGCATAAGCCAGCATTAATGGAAGATTTATCTCATCATGAAAAATTGATGCAAGGCTGCCTCGTCGCGGCCGTGCCGGCGATTTTCTGGGGAGCGACAGCATGAGCCTAGACAGGGATTGGGATTCGATCCGGCCCGACCGCAGTTTTCGCGCCGCGGATGCGGGCATGGGCGTGCTGCGCGTCACGCTGCTGTTCGGGTCGGCCGCGGTGGCGCTGGCCCTGATCGCAACGCCCTTCCTCGAGAGCCAGACGCGCTCGCAATCGGCTCGGAATTTTGCCAGCGGTCTCGACATGACTGCCACTGGTTCGATCACTCGTCGCGATACCTATACGGTGCGCCGCAGCGTGCTTCAGCCGCAGCCCGATTCGGTCTGCATCATCCGATCCGACGGCCGGACCAGCGGCGACTGCTGATCGGGTCCAAGACATTTTCAGAGGCGGCGGTTTCATCGCCTATTAAGCCTGTGCCGTTAACCTTTCTTAACAGGTCGGCGGTATGGTTCCGGCAAGAGGGATCGACGTGATGAAAACAGTGCTGCTGCGTTTCCTGAACGATGAAAAGGGCGCCACGGCCGTCGAATACGGCTTGATCGTCGCCGTACTGTCGCTGACGATCGTCGGCGGCATCAGCCAGGTCTTCAACGCGATCACCTGGCTGTTCAGCGACAATGGCAGCAGGCTTGCCAACGCTTTCGCACCCTGATCTGGCTGTCCGCGTCCGCGGACACTGTCATTGCCCCTTGGGCTGCTCCAACACAGTCTTCAGCGAGATCTTGGCCGAACCCGGCTTGAGCGGCTTTTGCTGCGATGCATCGGGCGCCCAGCCGGACATCCAGACCATCGAAAAGCTTGCGCGGATGCGGCCGTCGGGATCCGAAAACCGCTCGGCGTAGATTTGCGCGGCGCGGGCGAA
Protein-coding regions in this window:
- the argJ gene encoding bifunctional glutamate N-acetyltransferase/amino-acid acetyltransferase ArgJ yields the protein MSTTISPLAPKKYPKMPEIEGVRIATAEAGIKYKNRTDLLAMVFEPGTAVAGVFTKSKCPSAPVDFCRQNLAAGKARVLVVNSGNANAFTGKKGRDSTALTGEAAAKAAGCTPGEVFLASTGVIGEPLDTTKFSHLLAGLVSNGKPDLWTEAAKAIMTTDTYPKVATQTVKLGETDVTINGISKGAGMIAPDMATMLSFVATDAPIAAPVLQDLLSRGTAKTFNAVTVDSDTSTSDTLLLFATGKAAKRGAPEITDPKDARLGAFRRALGKVLKSLALQVVRDGEGARKQVEVTVTGAKSARSAKRIALSIANSPLVKTAVAGEDANWGRVVMAVGKAGEPADRDRLSIWFGDNRLAHEGERDPAYSEEATSAYMKRDDIRIRADIGIGRGKATVWTCDLTKEYVAINGDYRS
- a CDS encoding GNAT family N-acetyltransferase, translated to MLATVRRYEAAGFRAWPAAAVHYDGTWVVRLTAGHPAKRLNSVNPLDPGDTQHIADRIGRASRRFDAYGRPLTFRMSPLSGPDLASHLDREGWSRFDESLVMRLPLADAQLDAAMDQIPLKDISRFIGASLKVSGSDASLRPGLSEIIGAIQPEAGLFALEAGAEPLATLICVHDGDLAGLFEVATDKSARNKGHGRNLILSALKWARLRGAREAWLQVEAGNVPALALYHSLGFDEVYRYHYRRPPVHG
- a CDS encoding (deoxy)nucleoside triphosphate pyrophosphohydrolase — encoded protein: MNDVTIAGKRLLLVAACALVDADGRVLLAQRPEGKQLAGLWEFPGGKVEPGETPEQCLIRELYEEIGIETDIPCLAPLTFASHSYDDFHLLMPLFICRRFRGIAQPKEGQALKWVRPRQMRDYPMPPADAPLIPFLIDLL
- a CDS encoding Flp family type IVb pilin codes for the protein MKTVLLRFLNDEKGATAVEYGLIVAVLSLTIVGGISQVFNAITWLFSDNGSRLANAFAP